The following coding sequences are from one Nymphalis io chromosome 17, ilAglIoxx1.1, whole genome shotgun sequence window:
- the LOC126775001 gene encoding SUMO-activating enzyme subunit 1 gives MVENNELELSEAEAEQYDRQIRLWGLESQKRLRASKVLIIGLSGLGAEIAKNIILSGVKSVCLLDDEKLKETDLYSQFLAPPDKIGENRAESSIQRARALNPMVDVTSETKAIDELPDAFFTTFDIVCATGLKQEQLERINNICRDSNKKFLCGDVWGMFGYMFADLIDHEYSEEIIQYKAVKRGPDETKKNASETVIITVKRRAIYVPLQNALSADWTKPELRSRLRRGDPSYFAMKILLRFRDEFNRNPDPAKRKADTEILLRMRDELVKELNIPVGFISDALLTDVFGIVAGSAAVVGGVIAQEVVKAVSQREPPHNNMFFFNPVKCVGFVELYGQ, from the coding sequence ATGGTTGAAAATAACGAGCTTGAACTATCGGAAGCCGAAGCAGAGCAATATGATCGCCAAATCCGATTGTGGGGATTGGAATCTCAAAAGAGGTTACGCGCTTCAAAAGTTTTAATCATTGGATTATCAGGATTGGGTGCCGAAATagcaaaaaacattatattgtcTGGAGTAAAGAGTGTGTGCTTATTAGATGATGAAAAACTTAAAGAAACTGACTTATACTCACAATTTTTGGCCCCACCCGATAAAATTGGTGAAAACAGAGCGGAAAGTTCTATTCAGCGGGCAAGGGCTTTGAACCCAATGGTTGACGTTACCTCCGAGACAAAAGCAATTGACGAGTTGCCTGATGCCTTTTTTACGACTTTTGACATCGTTTGCGCTACTGGTTTGAAACAAGAACAACTAGAACGTATAAACAATATTTGCCGCGACAGTAATAAGAAATTCTTATGCGGTGACGTATGGGGCATGTTTGGCTACATGTTCGCTGATTTGATCGACCACGAGTATTCAGAAGAGATAATTCAGTACAAAGCCGTAAAACGAGGTCCCGatgaaacaaagaaaaatgCATCAGAAACTGTTATTATTACGGTAAAGCGTAGAGCTATTTATGTCCCTCTACAAAACGCTTTATCCGCTGATTGGACAAAACCTGAATTGCGTTCGCGGTTGCGACGCGGTGATCCATCGTATTTTGCAATGAAAATTCTCCTAAGATTCAGGGATGAATTCAATAGAAATCCTGACCCTGCTAAGAGAAAGGCTGATACTGAGATATTATTACGTATGCGGGATGAGCTTGTAAAAGAACTGAACATTCCTGTTGGATTCATTAGTGATGCATTATTAACTGATGTATTTGGAATTGTCGCTGGATCAGCTGCAGTGGTTGGGGGAGTAATTGCTCAAGAAGTAGTGAAAGCTGTCAGTCAGCGTGAACCACCACATaacaatatgtttttctttaatccAGTTAAATGTGTTGGTTTTGTAGAACTTTATGgccaataa
- the LOC126774955 gene encoding origin recognition complex subunit 1 isoform X1, whose amino-acid sequence MPRRKTIARTVTWLSEEIPNDQNFSNSFRFYQKFQFGDIIAEIGDFVLISNADAAEPDTEGGCDAAKLLALYEDQSNKNDPFRAKVQWYSRPSDLPKECDSKNILFYDKEVVEDNRPFDTDVSIETIFKKCYITLTITKDTDNVLNGAPLYHYICRFRLMPVGRRKVHIEPVLEDERKALELLSTPSKNNATQKSRTPKTPNSLIKRMGRVSISEKNWSVSKNDGTKLLLKRAILADKNEKESPKISTPRSLKLTPVLDTPRSSKILNKKNIQEILSMELKENSDDELPTLIIREHIPSTPKRKTPQPKISNEAPKKVLVFDDDEKEMYATRSGRVTRHPIYREDEISPVKRTPRRTARKISSDGESEIDYEDLPKTPKVPRTPKTPRTPRTPKSRTSIAKTPRSVKRVLTSALTPTLHTRAHPVDNIDEFLVENKSLPGRENQMHEILSFVRSKLLHAVSGCMYISGVPGTGKTATVNSALKVLKEEQDLPDFQLVEVNGMRIAEPRQAYVQIYKQLTGKSVVWEQACSLLEKRFQNPGPRRTPTVLVVDELDALCNRRQDVLYSIMEWAAHNTALLTVLAVANTMDLPERALAARVASRLGLTRLTFPPYTHTQLQCIVATRLVGANVTADAVQLIARKVAAVSGDARRALALCARALEIAGPNCAGLKEVQQALGEAASGATVRAIRNCSPAERLMLRAVAAEVERTGSDETTLSRALATAAAIVALDGRPYRSAPCIRAPTPSQAQTICARLAAIKLLLMEPKPSEPRLLLNVSADDVHYATKHIIV is encoded by the exons ATGCCTAGGAGAAAAACAATAGCAAGAACTGTAACTTGGCTTTCCGAAGAAATACCTAATGATCAAAATTTTTCCAATTCCTTTCGCTTTTACCA GAAATTCCAATTTGGAGATATTATTGCTGAAATTGGCGACtttgttttaatatcaaatgCAGACGCGGCTGAGCCAGACACAGAAGGTGGTTGTGATGCCGCAAAGTTACTTGCTTTATATGAAGACCAATCAAATAAGAATGATCCGTTCAGAGCCAAGGTTCAATGGTATTCTAGACCAAGTGATTTACCCAAAGAATGTGactctaaaaatattttgttttatgataaAGAG gTTGTAGAAGATAATCGACCATTCGACACAGATGTATCTatagaaactatatttaaaaagtgttaCATAACATTAACAATTACAAAGGACACAGACAATGTATTAAATGGAGCTCCATTGTACCATTACATTTGTCGATTTAGACTGATGCCTGTTGGTAGAAGGAAGGTTCATATTGAACCTGTACTTGAAGATGAAAGAAAGGCTCTGGAACTTCTGTCTACACCCAGTAAGAATAATGCTACTCAAAAATCAAGAACTCCTAAAACACCAAATAGTTTAATCAAAAGAATGGGTAGAGTTTCAATTTCAGAAAAAAATTGGAGTGTAAGTAAAAATGATGGAACTAAGCTTCTTCTAAAAAGAGCTATTTTGGCTGATAAGAATGAAAAAGAATCACCTAAAATATCCACTCCAAgaagtttaaaattaacacCAGTATTGGACACACCAAGGAGTtccaaaatactaaataaaaaaaatattcaggaaaTTCTTTCAAtggaattaaaagaaaattcagATGATGAGTTACCTACTCTCATTATTAGAGAACATATTCCTTCAACTCCAAAAAGAAAAACACCCCAACCTAAAATTAGTAATGAGGCTCCAAAAAAAGTACTTGtgtttgatgatgatgaaaaagaAATGTATGCTACTCGATCTGGGAGAGTAACAAGACATCCTATATATCGTGAAGATGAAATATCCCCTGTTAAACGAACACCAAGAAGAACAGCACGTAAAATAAGCTCTGATGGAGAAAGTGAAATTGACTATGAAGACTTACCTAAAACCCCTAAGGTTCCTAGGACTCCCAAAACACCGCGTACTCCTAGGACACCCAAAAGTAGAACTTCTATTGCCAAAACACCTAGAAGTGTTAAAAGGGTATTAACTAGTGCGCTCACACCAACATTACACACAAGGGCACATCCGGTTGATAACATTGatg AATTTCTGGTGGAAAATAAATCACTTCCAGGCAGAGAAAATCAGATGCATGAAATTCTATCATTTGTTAGAAGTAAGCTCTTGCATGCTGTAAGCGG GTGCATGTATATCTCAGGGGTACCAGGAACCGGTAAAACTGCAACTGTCAACTCAGCACTCAAGGTCCTGAAAGAGGAACAAGATCTGCCAGACTTTCAACTTGTTGAAGTTAATGGTATGCGGATAGCTGAACCCAGACAAGCTtatgtacaaatatacaaacaactCACAG GCAAGTCTGTTGTTTGGGAACAAGCATGTTCTCTTCTGGAAAAACGATTCCAAAACCCAGGACCAAGAAGAACACCAACAGTACTTGTTGTTGATGAA TTGGATGCACTCTGCAACCGGCGACAAGATGTTCTCTACAGCATTATGGAATGGGCAGCTCATAACACCGCTCTACTCACTGTCCTAGCTGTAGCCAATACCATGGACCTCCCTGAGAGAGCTCTCGCAGCTAGAGTCGCTTCCAGGCTAGGTCTCACTAGACTGACCTTTCCACCCTACACTCATACCCAGCTGCAGTGTATAGTAGCTACAAGGCTGGTTGGCGCTAATGTCACAGCAGATGCTGTGCAGCTTATAGCCAG GAAAGTAGCAGCAGTATCGGGTGATGCCCGTCGTGCTTTAGCGTTATGTGCACGAGCCTTGGAAATAGCTGGCCCCAACTGCGCCGGATTAAAAGAAGTTCAACAAGCACTGGGCGAAGCTGCCTCTGGCGCTACAGTCAGGGCCATAAGAAACTGTTCCCCTGCTGAAAGGCTTATGTTGCGAGCAGTTGCTGCCGag GTTGAAAGAACAGGTTCAGATGAGACAACTTTATCGCGTGCACTGGCCACTGCCGCTGCTATAGTTGCATTAGATGGTCGTCCGTACCGATCTGCACCCTGCATCAGGGCACCCACACCCTCACAAGCACAAACTATATGTGCTAGACTAGCAGCAATCAAATTATTGTTGATGGAACCAAAACCATCAGAACCAAGATTGTTGCTCAATGTGAGTGCTGATGATGTACATTATGCAACCAAGCATATCATTGTTTGA
- the LOC126774977 gene encoding protein AATF-like, whose product MKFKYKKSAKSILSDKIADALTVKPRADIEDDHVFNTKPSTISRVDFTSSDSEDEAAISDFWKRNVNLLSEISKKYEGQIVSRKDIDADNSEDGNSSNEDTDTYNTSFSEKKAKASSNDDSEEESDDYNITNSLKQLDKSSEEESNETDNQDEDDDDDDDEDGGEGYDISQMDEPAKEEFEHVKKQNITEEAKKGTCVRNQLLIWENLLEMRIHLQRCMNTANRMPLNDVYNELKSSNEFADEAGVTVNNVANVLDKFLVLQNLLLSNFPETKSISSKKQISEQKLTKDESDEEIPSDTDNEEIPSDTDTEENVIQDKKQNNQKKSTKKKRKLVDYESDIATSHKVFKTFRDSTIQKWNEKTRLATAANIKNTPTNTILQQISYILSDKEKLIHRTQLKRSEYEIIGYKKEPSQSEINDQNGVDMSSVSRDRKENDEYIPEIFDDSDFYHQLLRELIECKSADISDPVQLSRQWIALQQMRSKMKRKVDTRATKGRKIKYVVHNPLVSYMAPEKSVKWNDESCNELYSSLFGKIFENNNVGINVNLENV is encoded by the exons atgaaatttaaatacaaaaaatctgCAAAATCTATTTTATCTGATAAAATCGCTGATGCACTAACTGTGAAACCTCGAGCTGATATCGAAGATGATcatgtatttaatacaaaaccCAGTACAATTTCACGTGTTGATTTTACCTCTTCGGACAGTGAAGACGAAGCTGCAATTAGTGATTTTTGGAAACGAAATGTGAATTTGTTGAGTGAAATTAGTAAGAAATATGAAGGTCAAATTGTTTCACGGAAAGATATTGATGCAGATAATTCTGAAGACGGCAATTCTAGTAACGAAGATACTGACACTTATAATACCAGCTTCTCAGAGAAAAAAGCCAAAGCATCATCGAATGATGATAGTGAAGAAGAAAGTGatgattacaatattacaaatagCTTAAAACAGTTAGATAAAAGTTCAGAAGAAGAGTCTAATGAAACTGATAATCAAGACGaagacgatgatgatgatgatgacgaagATGGAGGTGAAGGCTACGACATTAGTCAAATGGATGAACCAGCCAAAGAAGAATTTGAGCATGTTAAGAAACAAAATATCACTGAAGAAGCAAAGAAAGGCACTTGTGTTAGAAACCAACTTCTCATATGGGAGAATTTGTTAGAGATGAGGATACACTTGCAAAGATGTATGAACACTGCAAACAGAATGCCTTTGAATGATGTATATAATGAGTTAAAATCATCTAATGAATTTGCAGATGAAGCGGGTGTTACTGTAAATAATGTAGCTAATGTATTAGACAA atttcTAGTActgcaaaatttattattaagtaattttccTGAAACGAAGTCAATTTCAAGTAAGAAACAAATTTCTGAACAAAAATTAACTAAGGATGAAAGCGATGAAGAGATTCCAAGTGATACAGATAATGAAGAAATTCCATCTGACACAGACACAGAGGAAAATGTGATTCaagacaaaaaacaaaataatcaaaagAAAAGCACCAAAAAGAAACGTAAGCTTgtagattatgagagtgatatCGCAACTTCTCATAAAGTTTTCAAAACCTTCAGGGATTCTACAATTCAAAAATGGAATGAGAAAACAAGATTAGCAACAGCTGCTAACATTAAAAATACCCCCACAAACACAATATTACAGCAGATATCTTACATACTATCTGATAAAGAGAAGCTTATTCATAGAACTCAGTTAAAAAGATCTGAGTATGAAATTATCGGATATAAAAAAGAACCTTCTCAATCAGAGATTAATGACCAAAATGGAGTGGACATGAGTTCCGTATCGAGAGACAGGAAAGAAAATGATGAGTATATACCTGAAATATTTGATGACAGTGATTTTTATCATCAATTACTCAGAGAATTGATAGAATGTAAGTCAGCAGATATATCAGACCCTGTTCAGCTCAGTCGACAATGGATAGCGCTACAGCAAATGAGAAGTAAGATGAAAAGGAAAGTTGACACAAGAGCTACAAAAGgacgtaaaattaaatatgtcgtACATAATCCATTAGTAAGCTACATGGCTCCAGAAAAATCGGTCAAATGGAATGATGAGAGTTGTAATGAATTGTATAGTTCATTATTTGGGAAAATTTTTGAGAATAACAATGTAGGAATCAATGTTAATTTAGAGAAtgtgtaa
- the LOC126774955 gene encoding origin recognition complex subunit 1 isoform X2, translating to MQTRLSQTQKVVVMPQSYLLYMKTNQIRMIRSEPRFNGILDQVIYPKNVTLKIFCFMIKRLMPVGRRKVHIEPVLEDERKALELLSTPSKNNATQKSRTPKTPNSLIKRMGRVSISEKNWSVSKNDGTKLLLKRAILADKNEKESPKISTPRSLKLTPVLDTPRSSKILNKKNIQEILSMELKENSDDELPTLIIREHIPSTPKRKTPQPKISNEAPKKVLVFDDDEKEMYATRSGRVTRHPIYREDEISPVKRTPRRTARKISSDGESEIDYEDLPKTPKVPRTPKTPRTPRTPKSRTSIAKTPRSVKRVLTSALTPTLHTRAHPVDNIDEFLVENKSLPGRENQMHEILSFVRSKLLHAVSGCMYISGVPGTGKTATVNSALKVLKEEQDLPDFQLVEVNGMRIAEPRQAYVQIYKQLTGKSVVWEQACSLLEKRFQNPGPRRTPTVLVVDELDALCNRRQDVLYSIMEWAAHNTALLTVLAVANTMDLPERALAARVASRLGLTRLTFPPYTHTQLQCIVATRLVGANVTADAVQLIARKVAAVSGDARRALALCARALEIAGPNCAGLKEVQQALGEAASGATVRAIRNCSPAERLMLRAVAAEVERTGSDETTLSRALATAAAIVALDGRPYRSAPCIRAPTPSQAQTICARLAAIKLLLMEPKPSEPRLLLNVSADDVHYATKHIIV from the exons atgCAGACGCGGCTGAGCCAGACACAGAAGGTGGTTGTGATGCCGCAAAGTTACTTGCTTTATATGAAGACCAATCAAATAAGAATGATCCGTTCAGAGCCAAGGTTCAATGGTATTCTAGACCAAGTGATTTACCCAAAGAATGTGactctaaaaatattttgttttatgataaAGAG ACTGATGCCTGTTGGTAGAAGGAAGGTTCATATTGAACCTGTACTTGAAGATGAAAGAAAGGCTCTGGAACTTCTGTCTACACCCAGTAAGAATAATGCTACTCAAAAATCAAGAACTCCTAAAACACCAAATAGTTTAATCAAAAGAATGGGTAGAGTTTCAATTTCAGAAAAAAATTGGAGTGTAAGTAAAAATGATGGAACTAAGCTTCTTCTAAAAAGAGCTATTTTGGCTGATAAGAATGAAAAAGAATCACCTAAAATATCCACTCCAAgaagtttaaaattaacacCAGTATTGGACACACCAAGGAGTtccaaaatactaaataaaaaaaatattcaggaaaTTCTTTCAAtggaattaaaagaaaattcagATGATGAGTTACCTACTCTCATTATTAGAGAACATATTCCTTCAACTCCAAAAAGAAAAACACCCCAACCTAAAATTAGTAATGAGGCTCCAAAAAAAGTACTTGtgtttgatgatgatgaaaaagaAATGTATGCTACTCGATCTGGGAGAGTAACAAGACATCCTATATATCGTGAAGATGAAATATCCCCTGTTAAACGAACACCAAGAAGAACAGCACGTAAAATAAGCTCTGATGGAGAAAGTGAAATTGACTATGAAGACTTACCTAAAACCCCTAAGGTTCCTAGGACTCCCAAAACACCGCGTACTCCTAGGACACCCAAAAGTAGAACTTCTATTGCCAAAACACCTAGAAGTGTTAAAAGGGTATTAACTAGTGCGCTCACACCAACATTACACACAAGGGCACATCCGGTTGATAACATTGatg AATTTCTGGTGGAAAATAAATCACTTCCAGGCAGAGAAAATCAGATGCATGAAATTCTATCATTTGTTAGAAGTAAGCTCTTGCATGCTGTAAGCGG GTGCATGTATATCTCAGGGGTACCAGGAACCGGTAAAACTGCAACTGTCAACTCAGCACTCAAGGTCCTGAAAGAGGAACAAGATCTGCCAGACTTTCAACTTGTTGAAGTTAATGGTATGCGGATAGCTGAACCCAGACAAGCTtatgtacaaatatacaaacaactCACAG GCAAGTCTGTTGTTTGGGAACAAGCATGTTCTCTTCTGGAAAAACGATTCCAAAACCCAGGACCAAGAAGAACACCAACAGTACTTGTTGTTGATGAA TTGGATGCACTCTGCAACCGGCGACAAGATGTTCTCTACAGCATTATGGAATGGGCAGCTCATAACACCGCTCTACTCACTGTCCTAGCTGTAGCCAATACCATGGACCTCCCTGAGAGAGCTCTCGCAGCTAGAGTCGCTTCCAGGCTAGGTCTCACTAGACTGACCTTTCCACCCTACACTCATACCCAGCTGCAGTGTATAGTAGCTACAAGGCTGGTTGGCGCTAATGTCACAGCAGATGCTGTGCAGCTTATAGCCAG GAAAGTAGCAGCAGTATCGGGTGATGCCCGTCGTGCTTTAGCGTTATGTGCACGAGCCTTGGAAATAGCTGGCCCCAACTGCGCCGGATTAAAAGAAGTTCAACAAGCACTGGGCGAAGCTGCCTCTGGCGCTACAGTCAGGGCCATAAGAAACTGTTCCCCTGCTGAAAGGCTTATGTTGCGAGCAGTTGCTGCCGag GTTGAAAGAACAGGTTCAGATGAGACAACTTTATCGCGTGCACTGGCCACTGCCGCTGCTATAGTTGCATTAGATGGTCGTCCGTACCGATCTGCACCCTGCATCAGGGCACCCACACCCTCACAAGCACAAACTATATGTGCTAGACTAGCAGCAATCAAATTATTGTTGATGGAACCAAAACCATCAGAACCAAGATTGTTGCTCAATGTGAGTGCTGATGATGTACATTATGCAACCAAGCATATCATTGTTTGA